One window of Watersipora subatra chromosome 3, tzWatSuba1.1, whole genome shotgun sequence genomic DNA carries:
- the LOC137391175 gene encoding BCAS3 microtubule associated cell migration factor-like isoform X1 — translation MAAGVLKKCSTNAGFSATYVDPVPISEKSALASVMDFVTEVVPQTASCPEDKDQIIWVKLEQLSQPVAGDRPDDQSTPTVLIIIGYTNGVQIWQLLHSGKAQEMISLRQGPIKVYTILHRVGQSHVSMTSDYLIASTDESTQSLTPYATLKLTSLVTKEEVWKHSFKNTINDIHYNSKLLLITFSLKVAAFDLFSFKPLFTVSGCFPAEGPNPNPVSLGSAWLAYADCRIVGNIRSHGDFNSTSATSYTATVLNTAKTVAKGVSTIGESLMSNFTGSHKPHRGSGSSSPGLSPTPGVVTVLNCDQLSDHFTLDGTCCGPEVICHFQACLQPVAMLKFDYSGTLLFTACTEGQNFHIYQLTADMYGSSQAGVQHLYTLHRGDTTAQVMDVTFTLDSRWVAVCTARGTTHLFPICPYGGKATARTHVNQYVVNKATKYEKSSGLEEVIEPAVVDKLSSPTLIDSVHSTYLKYNNGAMENPVLKSYSECSIVEPVYQIKSPEWSSHCASRRHIPNRNIAACFARSRGRKRRHSFGLKALQASESLYILSDSGDLLQYRLEPSPDGEFDQITDTTPLNLYVITKAKWPLGRTYAHKERPYYSADSGLEKYCTHYGSKESISSDTGSNKSGEEGDDEWLAQVEMVTCSGPNRRLWMGPQFKFKTYNTNSVVVFSQSPALFPSITSAAAADMNCDSSDLESLQFNNHRTQPMNTPAGPKQQHVFAESGKQQAGSLENESLEAVAGSFDSSPRVALTEPIFDSLDFDELHPSVESLTSQLADAMQDQRISPGDLMMFSSN, via the exons ATGGCTGCCGGAGTTTTAAAGAAATGCTCTACAAATGCTGGGTTTTCTGCTACATATGTAGATCCAGTGCCCATAAG TGAGAAGTCAGCCTTGGCCAGTGTAATGGACTTTGTCACTGAAGTAGTGCCTCAGACG GCTAGCTGTCCAGAGGACAAAGACCAAATTATTTGGGTAAAGCTGGAACAGCTCTCCCAGCCTGTAG CCGGTGATCGGCCAGATGACCAGAGCACCCCTACTGTACTTATTATTATTGGATATACAAATGGCGTCCAAATCTGGCAGTTATTG CATTCAGGAAAAGCTCAGGAAATGATCTCATTGAGGCAAGGACCAATCAAGGTGTACACAATACTTCATAGAGTTGGACAATCACATGTTTCAATGACCTCAGACTATCTCATCGCCTCAACAGATGAGTCAACACAGAG CCTCACTCCGTACGCGACCCTTAAACTCACATCACTAGTAACGAAAGAGGAAGTCTGGAAGCACTCATTTAAGAACACCATCAATGATATTCACTACAACTCTAAGCTGCTGCTTATAACATTTAGTCTCAAGGTCGCTGCCTTTGACCTTTTCTCCTTCAAGCCTTTATTCACTGTTTCAG GATGCTTTCCCGCTGAAGGGCCTAATCCTAACCCAGTATCCCTCGGCAGTGCCTGGTTAGCATATGCAGATTGCAGGATCGTTGGGAACATAAGAAGTCATGGTGACTTCAACTCTACATCAGCCACATCTTACACGGCCACTGTGCTAAATACAGCCAAG ACGGTGGCCAAAGGAGTTTCAACGATTGGAGAGTCACTGATGAGCAATTTTACAGGCTCCCACAAACCTCATAGAGGCAGTGGCAGCTCTTCTCCTGGTCTCTCACCTACACCTGGTGTAGTGACAGTGCTCAACTGTGATCAGCTATCAGACCAT TTTACCTTAGACGGCACCTGCTGTGGGCCAGAAGTGATCTGTCATTTTCAAGCATGCCTGCAGCCAGTTGCTATGCTCAAATTTGACTACAGCGGTACCCTGCTCTTCACTGCCTGTACCGAGGGGCAAAACTTCCACATTTACCAGCTCACGGCAGATATGTATGGCTCTAGTCAGGCAGGTGTCCAGCACCTCTACACGCTTCACAGAGGTGACACAACTGCGCAG GTCATGGATGTGACCTTTACTTTAGACAGCAGGTGGGTTGCTGTCTGCACAGCCCGTGGCACGACTCATCTCTTTCCAATTTGTCCATATGGAG GTAAAGCCACTGCTCGCACTCATGTTAATCAATATGTAGTGAACAAGGctacaaaatatgaaaaaagttCTGGACTGGAAGAAGTGATTGAGCCTGCTGTGGTAGACAAACTCTCTTCACCTACATTAATAG ACTCAGTGCATTCAACCTACCTGAAATATAACAACGGTGCTATGGAGAATCCAGTATTGAAAAGCTATTCAGAATGTAGCATTGTTGAACCCGTGTACCAAATCAAATCACCCGAGTGGTCTAGTCATTGCGCCAGTAGGAGACACATACCCAACAGAAACATAGCTGCCTGCTTCGCTCGGTCTCGGGGGAGGAAGAGACGTCATT CATTTGGGCTGAAAGCACTGCAGGCGAGTGAATCACTGTATATACTGAGTGACAGCGGTGACCTACTGCAGTACAGGCTCGAACCATCCCCAGATGGCGAATTTGACCAAATAACCGACACTACACCTCTTAACCTGTATGTCATCACTAAAGCAAAATGGCCTCTTGGCCGTACTTATGCACACAAAGAAAGACCCTATTATTCAGCGGACTCGG GTCTTGAAAAATATTGCACCCACTATGGTTCAAAGGAAAGCATTTCTTCAGatacaggaagtaacaaatctggagaggaaggtgatgatgagtgGTTGGCTCAG GTTGAAATGGTAACTTGTTCCGGTCCAAACAGACGTCTCTGGATGGGCCCCCAGTTTAAATTCAAGACATACAACACAAACAGCGTAGTCGTATTTAGTCAGTCTCCAGCTCTTTTTCCTTCCATCACCTCGGCAGCAGCCGCTGACATGAACTGTGATAGCTCAGATCTAGAAAGCCTTCA GTTTAACAATCATCGAACGCAGCCGATGAATACTCCAGCGGGTCCAAAGCAACAGCATGTATTTGCGGAGAGTGGGAAACAACAGGCGGGCAGTCTCGAGAATGAGTCTCTTGAAGCTG ttgCAGGCAGTTTTGATTCGTCTCCCCGTGTGGCTTTGACTGAACCAATATTCGATTCTCTGGATTTTGATGAGCTACATCCTTCGGTGGAGTCCCTTACCAGCCAGTTGGCCGATGCTATGCAGGATCAACGCATAAGCCCAG GAGACCTCATGATGTTTTCTTCTAACTGA
- the LOC137391175 gene encoding BCAS3 microtubule associated cell migration factor-like isoform X2: protein MAAGVLKKCSTNAGFSATYVDPVPISEKSALASVMDFVTEVVPQTASCPEDKDQIIWVKLEQLSQPVAGDRPDDQSTPTVLIIIGYTNGVQIWQLLHSGKAQEMISLRQGPIKVYTILHRVGQSHVSMTSDYLIASTDESTQSLTPYATLKLTSLVTKEEVWKHSFKNTINDIHYNSKLLLITFSLKVAAFDLFSFKPLFTVSGCFPAEGPNPNPVSLGSAWLAYADCRIVGNIRSHGDFNSTSATSYTATVLNTAKTVAKGVSTIGESLMSNFTGSHKPHRGSGSSSPGLSPTPGVVTVLNCDQLSDHFTLDGTCCGPEVICHFQACLQPVAMLKFDYSGTLLFTACTEGQNFHIYQLTADMYGSSQAGVQHLYTLHRGDTTAQVMDVTFTLDSRWVAVCTARGTTHLFPICPYGGKATARTHVNQYVVNKATKYEKSSGLEEVIEPAVVDKLSSPTLIDSVHSTYLKYNNGAMENPVLKSYSECSIVEPVYQIKSPEWSSHCASRRHIPNRNIAACFARSRGRKRRHSFGLKALQASESLYILSDSGDLLQYRLEPSPDGEFDQITDTTPLNLYVITKAKWPLGRTYAHKERPYYSADSGLEKYCTHYGSKESISSDTGSNKSGEEGDDEWLAQVEMVTCSGPNRRLWMGPQFKFKTYNTNSVVVFSQSPALFPSITSAAAADMNCDSSDLESLQFNNHRTQPMNTPAGPKQQHVFAESGKQQAGSLENESLEAGSFDSSPRVALTEPIFDSLDFDELHPSVESLTSQLADAMQDQRISPGDLMMFSSN, encoded by the exons ATGGCTGCCGGAGTTTTAAAGAAATGCTCTACAAATGCTGGGTTTTCTGCTACATATGTAGATCCAGTGCCCATAAG TGAGAAGTCAGCCTTGGCCAGTGTAATGGACTTTGTCACTGAAGTAGTGCCTCAGACG GCTAGCTGTCCAGAGGACAAAGACCAAATTATTTGGGTAAAGCTGGAACAGCTCTCCCAGCCTGTAG CCGGTGATCGGCCAGATGACCAGAGCACCCCTACTGTACTTATTATTATTGGATATACAAATGGCGTCCAAATCTGGCAGTTATTG CATTCAGGAAAAGCTCAGGAAATGATCTCATTGAGGCAAGGACCAATCAAGGTGTACACAATACTTCATAGAGTTGGACAATCACATGTTTCAATGACCTCAGACTATCTCATCGCCTCAACAGATGAGTCAACACAGAG CCTCACTCCGTACGCGACCCTTAAACTCACATCACTAGTAACGAAAGAGGAAGTCTGGAAGCACTCATTTAAGAACACCATCAATGATATTCACTACAACTCTAAGCTGCTGCTTATAACATTTAGTCTCAAGGTCGCTGCCTTTGACCTTTTCTCCTTCAAGCCTTTATTCACTGTTTCAG GATGCTTTCCCGCTGAAGGGCCTAATCCTAACCCAGTATCCCTCGGCAGTGCCTGGTTAGCATATGCAGATTGCAGGATCGTTGGGAACATAAGAAGTCATGGTGACTTCAACTCTACATCAGCCACATCTTACACGGCCACTGTGCTAAATACAGCCAAG ACGGTGGCCAAAGGAGTTTCAACGATTGGAGAGTCACTGATGAGCAATTTTACAGGCTCCCACAAACCTCATAGAGGCAGTGGCAGCTCTTCTCCTGGTCTCTCACCTACACCTGGTGTAGTGACAGTGCTCAACTGTGATCAGCTATCAGACCAT TTTACCTTAGACGGCACCTGCTGTGGGCCAGAAGTGATCTGTCATTTTCAAGCATGCCTGCAGCCAGTTGCTATGCTCAAATTTGACTACAGCGGTACCCTGCTCTTCACTGCCTGTACCGAGGGGCAAAACTTCCACATTTACCAGCTCACGGCAGATATGTATGGCTCTAGTCAGGCAGGTGTCCAGCACCTCTACACGCTTCACAGAGGTGACACAACTGCGCAG GTCATGGATGTGACCTTTACTTTAGACAGCAGGTGGGTTGCTGTCTGCACAGCCCGTGGCACGACTCATCTCTTTCCAATTTGTCCATATGGAG GTAAAGCCACTGCTCGCACTCATGTTAATCAATATGTAGTGAACAAGGctacaaaatatgaaaaaagttCTGGACTGGAAGAAGTGATTGAGCCTGCTGTGGTAGACAAACTCTCTTCACCTACATTAATAG ACTCAGTGCATTCAACCTACCTGAAATATAACAACGGTGCTATGGAGAATCCAGTATTGAAAAGCTATTCAGAATGTAGCATTGTTGAACCCGTGTACCAAATCAAATCACCCGAGTGGTCTAGTCATTGCGCCAGTAGGAGACACATACCCAACAGAAACATAGCTGCCTGCTTCGCTCGGTCTCGGGGGAGGAAGAGACGTCATT CATTTGGGCTGAAAGCACTGCAGGCGAGTGAATCACTGTATATACTGAGTGACAGCGGTGACCTACTGCAGTACAGGCTCGAACCATCCCCAGATGGCGAATTTGACCAAATAACCGACACTACACCTCTTAACCTGTATGTCATCACTAAAGCAAAATGGCCTCTTGGCCGTACTTATGCACACAAAGAAAGACCCTATTATTCAGCGGACTCGG GTCTTGAAAAATATTGCACCCACTATGGTTCAAAGGAAAGCATTTCTTCAGatacaggaagtaacaaatctggagaggaaggtgatgatgagtgGTTGGCTCAG GTTGAAATGGTAACTTGTTCCGGTCCAAACAGACGTCTCTGGATGGGCCCCCAGTTTAAATTCAAGACATACAACACAAACAGCGTAGTCGTATTTAGTCAGTCTCCAGCTCTTTTTCCTTCCATCACCTCGGCAGCAGCCGCTGACATGAACTGTGATAGCTCAGATCTAGAAAGCCTTCA GTTTAACAATCATCGAACGCAGCCGATGAATACTCCAGCGGGTCCAAAGCAACAGCATGTATTTGCGGAGAGTGGGAAACAACAGGCGGGCAGTCTCGAGAATGAGTCTCTTGAAGCTG GCAGTTTTGATTCGTCTCCCCGTGTGGCTTTGACTGAACCAATATTCGATTCTCTGGATTTTGATGAGCTACATCCTTCGGTGGAGTCCCTTACCAGCCAGTTGGCCGATGCTATGCAGGATCAACGCATAAGCCCAG GAGACCTCATGATGTTTTCTTCTAACTGA